A stretch of the Epinephelus fuscoguttatus linkage group LG2, E.fuscoguttatus.final_Chr_v1 genome encodes the following:
- the smyd2a gene encoding N-lysine methyltransferase SMYD2-A, whose translation MKNEGIEGTERFLSPDRGRGLRAVRHFAVGELVFACPAYSYVLTVNERGAHCEHCFTRREDLFKCGKCKQAYYCNIDCQRGDWSMHKPECVAMCAYGENWCPSETVRLVARIIMKQKVTTERTPSERLLLLSEFEAHLDKMDSEKDEMNQTDIAALHHFYSRHISDLPDKQALTELFAQVNCNGFTIEDEELSHLGSAVFPDVALMNHSCSPNVIVTYKGTVAEVRAVQEINPGDEVFNSYIDLLYPTEDRKERLLDSYFFACQCTECTTKSKDKAKMEIRKLSSPPEPGEIQSMVRYAKNVIEEFRRAKHYKTPSELLEMCELSLEKMGAIFADTNVYMLHMMYQAMGVCLYMQDWDGAMSYGEKIIQPYSVHYPAYSLNVASMYLKLGRLYLGLEKKKQGVRALKKAVAIMEVAHGKDHHYVAEVKREIEEQK comes from the exons ATGAAGAACGAAGGTATAGAGGGGACGGAGAGGTTCCTGAGCCCGGACCGCGGCAGAGGCCTGCGGGCGGTGAGGCACTTCGCGGTGGGGGAGCTGGTGTTCGCCTGCCCTGCCTACTCGTACGTGCTGACAGTGAATGAGAGGGGAGCGCACTGTGAGCACTGCTTCACCAG GAGAGAAGACCTTTTTAAGTGTGGCAAATGTAAGCAGGCCTACTACTGCAACATTGACTGTCAG AGAGGCGATTGGTCCATGCATAAGCCGGAGTGTGTAGCTATGTGTGCCTATGGGGAAAACTGGTGTCCATCAGAGACTGTCAGACTGGTGGCTCGAATCATCATGAAACAG AAAGTCACAACAGAGCGCACCCCTTCAGAAAGGCTGCTACTGCTCAGTGAATTTGAAGCCC ATTTAGATAAGATGGACAGTGAGAAGGACGAGATGAACCAGACAGACATAGCAGCGCTGCACCACTTCTACTCCAGACACATCAGTGACCTTCCAGACAAACAGGCCCTCACTGAGCTATTTGCACAG GTTAACTGTAATGGTTTCACCATAGAGGACGAGGAGCTCTCCCATTTGGGATCAGCTGTTTTTCCTGA TGTAGCACTGATGAATCACAGCTGTAGTCCTAATGTCATAGTGACCTATAAAGGCACAGTGGCTGAGGTCAGAGCTGTTCAAGAGATAAACCCTGGAGACGAG GTCTTTAACAGCTACATAGACCTGCTCTATCCAACAGAGGACAGGAAAGAGAGGTTGTTAGATTCCTACTTCTTCGCATGCCAGTGTACTGAGTGCACCACCAAGTCCAAG GACAAAGCAAAAATGGAGATCAGGAAGCTGAGTTCTCCACCAGAACCAGGGGAAATCCAATCCATGGTCCGTTATGCCAAGAATGTCATCGAGGAGTTCAGGAGAGCAAAACACTACAAGA CCCCCAGTGAGCTGCTGGAGATGTGTGAGCTCAGCCTGGAGAAGATGGGAGCTATATTTGCAGACACAAACGTCTACATGCTGCACATGATGTATCAGGCCATGggtgtctgtctctacatgcaGGACTGGGACGGAGCTATGAGCTACGGAGAGAAGATCATTCAGCCATACAG TGTTCACTACCCGGCCTATTCTCTGAATGTGGCGTCTATGTATCTGAAACTGGGACGTCTCTATTTGGGGctggagaaaaagaaacaaggaGTCAGAGCTCTGAAGAAG GCGGTTGCCATCATGGAGGTGGCTCACGGGAAGGATCACCATTATGTAGCGGAAGTCAAACGAGAAATCGAGGAGCAGAAGTAA